Part of the Actinomycetota bacterium genome is shown below.
AGGACTTGCCCTGAAGTAGACGTTTGCACTGACACTGCAGGGCTTGCAGGTGGTTTAAAGGGAGAAATTATATGAAACGTTCAGGCAGATTTACGAAAAATGCAAAGCATCTGAAGGAAATCGCTGCGGTCATAGTTATCGCCGCCATGGCTTTTGTCATGAATATTCCAGGGGCTTTTCCCGCTCGTCTGGCGGACTCCGATCACATCCTTCCCGAATGCTCAACTCATTTCAGAAACCCACCTGCCCCTGTAAGCAGTGCAGTACCATACTGCACTGCAAGCCAGTGGACAGGCGAGATATTAATTAAATACAAATCGAACCATATAACCTCCGCCCTACCCCGACCCGTCGGGGCAGGCAGTGCAATACCATACTGCACTGCAGGCAAGATTAAACACATCGAAGTTCACAGAGTGAAAATCCCCGAAGGTGCAGATGTGGAAGAGATAATAGAGAAATACGAGAATGATCCCAGAGTTGAATTTGCCGAGCTCAATTACCTCAGAGAGGCATTCGTGGTGAAGCCCAATGATCCCTACTATTCGGAAGATCAAAATCCATATGGTTGTTCCCAATGGTCACTTCAAATCACGGAGTCGAATTACGGTTGGGATATAGAGAAGGGAAACGGTAATATCGTCATAGCTGTCCTGGATACCGGAATAGATCTCATACATACGGATCTCCAGGATAAGATCTGGGTCAATTCCGATGAAATTCCCGATAATGGATTGGATGATGATAAAAATGGGTATGTCGACGATTACAACGGCTGGGACTTTGCAAATAATGATAATGACCCCACGGACGATCATGGTCACGGCACACATGTAGCGGGGATTGCAACCGCTGAGACGGATAACTACAAGGGAATAGCTGCAATGTGCTGGGGAGCAAAGACAATGCCAGTGAAGGTTTTAAATAAATATGGCATGGGAACGGATTATTACGTCGCTCAAGGAATTATTTATGCCGCTGACAATGGTGCCAAGGTGATAAATATGAGCCTGGGTGGCTCGTTTCCCTCAACTACCTTACAGAATGCTATAGATTACGCTCACGATAAACGTTGCGTAGTTGTGGCGGCAGCGGGAAATCTCTCCAGCAAATCATCTCTTCCCTATACATGCTATCCTGCAGCTTGTGAACATGTCATCGCCGTTTCAGCAACCGATAAGAATGACGAAAGACCCTATTGGTCGAATCATGGCTCCTTTGTCGATGTCGCAGCTCCCGGCGAGAACATCCTGAGTACTTTCTGGTATCCTTACTTTAATCCTCCTCACGTCTACGCTTATGGATCTGGAACATCCATGGCTACACCCCATGTATCGGGTTTAGCCGCTTTGGTCGCTTCCAAGTACCCGACGCTTACTCCAGACGAAGTGGAAGAGAAGATTGAGCTAGCGGCGGATGATCTTGGACCAACCGGCAAGGATGATTACTACGGATACGGAAGAATAAACACCTGTCAAGCTCTGGTGCACTTTCGAGATGTAATCCCAAATTACTGGGCTTTCAATGAGATCGAATTCATGGCGGATCAGGAGTTGATCTCAGGATATCCAGATGGACTCTTCCGCCCAGCTGATCCAGTGTTCAGATCACAGTTCACAAAGATGCTCGTGAACTCCCTGGGACTTCCCCTAAATACCAAGTACAAAGGTTACTTTACGGACGTTCCACCCAACCACTGGGGTTGGCAGTACATAGAGACAGCCTATGAGATGGGGATCATCAGGGGTTACGGAGATGGAAGATTCGGTCCCGAGGATATGGCAACCAGGGCTCAGCTTGCCACAATGCTGGTCAGGGGACTGGGAATAGCTACAAACATGCAATACCAAGGATACTTCCCCGATGTACCACCAGAGCATTGGGCTTGGCAGTACATAGAGACGGCGAAAGATGCGGGAATAATCAAAGGTTATCCCGATGGAAGCTTCAAGCCCGATGAGTCCGTGAGAAGAGATCAAACCACCGTGATGATCTACAGAGCAGTATTTGGACCTTAAGTGGCAAGCTCTTAGGATAATTTATACTAGCTGAGGCTTTCCTTCAAGCGTCTGAGGAAATCCTTCCCGTGGAATATCACTCCTTGAAAGCCTCCCCGACGGTAATAGTAGACCACTCTTCCCAGGTAATAGAGGGGGGATTTTCTTATCTTTGGCTTCGTTGTAACGGACCTTGGCTTCACCACGACGCGACTCTTC
Proteins encoded:
- a CDS encoding S8 family serine peptidase, whose amino-acid sequence is MKRSGRFTKNAKHLKEIAAVIVIAAMAFVMNIPGAFPARLADSDHILPECSTHFRNPPAPVSSAVPYCTASQWTGEILIKYKSNHITSALPRPVGAGSAIPYCTAGKIKHIEVHRVKIPEGADVEEIIEKYENDPRVEFAELNYLREAFVVKPNDPYYSEDQNPYGCSQWSLQITESNYGWDIEKGNGNIVIAVLDTGIDLIHTDLQDKIWVNSDEIPDNGLDDDKNGYVDDYNGWDFANNDNDPTDDHGHGTHVAGIATAETDNYKGIAAMCWGAKTMPVKVLNKYGMGTDYYVAQGIIYAADNGAKVINMSLGGSFPSTTLQNAIDYAHDKRCVVVAAAGNLSSKSSLPYTCYPAACEHVIAVSATDKNDERPYWSNHGSFVDVAAPGENILSTFWYPYFNPPHVYAYGSGTSMATPHVSGLAALVASKYPTLTPDEVEEKIELAADDLGPTGKDDYYGYGRINTCQALVHFRDVIPNYWAFNEIEFMADQELISGYPDGLFRPADPVFRSQFTKMLVNSLGLPLNTKYKGYFTDVPPNHWGWQYIETAYEMGIIRGYGDGRFGPEDMATRAQLATMLVRGLGIATNMQYQGYFPDVPPEHWAWQYIETAKDAGIIKGYPDGSFKPDESVRRDQTTVMIYRAVFGP